In Pelosinus sp. UFO1, one genomic interval encodes:
- the ybaK gene encoding Cys-tRNA(Pro) deacylase, whose protein sequence is MKKTNVARILDGLKITYELREYKVDENDLSAENVAKKIGVPLEQVFKTLVVYGDKTGVFMACLPGGAELNLKTVAAVSGNKKVDMVPLKDVQKITGYIRGGVSPLGAKKQFAVYVDASMMKWPYISISAGIRGCQILVSPSDLVSATKGELCNLARDMV, encoded by the coding sequence TTGAAGAAAACAAATGTTGCTCGTATTTTAGATGGGCTAAAAATTACCTATGAATTACGTGAATATAAAGTAGATGAAAATGATCTGAGTGCAGAAAATGTTGCAAAAAAAATAGGAGTGCCATTAGAACAAGTTTTCAAAACATTGGTTGTATATGGTGATAAAACAGGTGTATTTATGGCTTGCCTACCGGGTGGCGCAGAGCTTAATTTAAAAACTGTGGCTGCTGTTAGTGGTAATAAAAAGGTTGATATGGTGCCATTGAAAGATGTTCAGAAGATAACAGGATATATTCGAGGTGGAGTTTCACCTTTAGGCGCAAAAAAACAGTTTGCGGTTTATGTTGATGCTAGTATGATGAAATGGCCTTATATCTCAATCAGCGCTGGCATACGAGGTTGCCAGATTCTTGTGTCTCCCAGTGATTTGGTGAGCGCCACAAAGGGCGAGTTGTGTAATCTTGCCCGTGATATGGTGTAA
- the nadE gene encoding NAD(+) synthase: protein MLKIALAQIEIIPGRPDINTKTMLTMIKQARQQCAQMIIFPEMSIPGYFLGDTWEQLTFLKDCEEYGQRIIDASVDICIVFGNIAMDWNKVNDDGRVRKYNACFIAHQGKLLGNDNFPYPYRIKTLQPNYREFDDSRHFYSLRKLAIELGKNVNQLLQPVTLNIANKQFKLGCLLCEDGWCDDYAVKPVGAIHQNGPVDFFINISSSPYTIGKNNKRNRLFSTQVKNVNCPLIYVNNTGIQNNGKTVYTFDGCSTVYNRRGEIIEYCPAFSTNLTCVDLHLTTDNIETATTIPNDDSDIHTIYQGIAYGTKHFLDSIGMRKVVIGASGGIDSAVSAAIYTKILGPDNVLLVNMPSIYNSRTTKDLSAKLAQNLGCQYTIIPIQEVVDYTVEQLKKSPITNLSTGDKQQLTISPFIIENIQARDRSSRILAGVAAAFGAGFTCNANKSEMTVGYSTLYGDQAGFLAALSDLWKHQVYELAEYLNRHIYKKEVIPQEIIDLVPSAELSFEQSVDEGKGDPIIYSYHDYLFRAFMEHWNRRTPEDILLWYEQGTLEEKIGCQAGLVATLFPTPDEFITDLEKWWKLYTGMAVAKRIQAPPVLAVSRRAYGFDHREAQNRTYFTMNYELLKERLLQNRS from the coding sequence TTGCTTAAGATAGCTCTTGCACAAATCGAAATTATCCCTGGCAGACCCGATATTAATACAAAAACTATGCTTACTATGATAAAGCAAGCTCGCCAACAATGTGCACAAATGATTATATTTCCTGAAATGTCCATTCCAGGTTACTTTCTTGGCGACACCTGGGAGCAGCTTACATTTTTAAAAGACTGTGAAGAGTATGGTCAACGAATCATTGATGCTTCCGTCGACATATGTATTGTATTTGGCAATATTGCAATGGATTGGAATAAGGTAAACGATGATGGTCGTGTACGTAAATATAACGCTTGCTTTATCGCTCACCAAGGTAAGCTTTTAGGAAATGATAACTTTCCTTATCCTTACCGCATTAAAACATTACAACCAAATTATCGAGAATTTGATGATTCACGCCACTTTTATAGCTTGCGCAAATTAGCAATCGAATTAGGCAAAAATGTAAACCAACTTTTACAACCTGTTACATTAAATATAGCCAATAAACAGTTTAAGCTTGGTTGCTTGCTTTGTGAAGATGGTTGGTGCGATGATTATGCAGTGAAACCCGTCGGTGCAATTCACCAGAATGGTCCCGTTGATTTTTTCATCAATATATCAAGCTCGCCTTATACCATTGGAAAAAATAACAAACGAAATCGTCTTTTTTCTACCCAAGTGAAAAATGTAAATTGCCCCTTAATTTATGTAAATAATACAGGCATACAAAATAATGGAAAAACAGTTTATACTTTTGATGGCTGCAGCACTGTATACAATCGCAGAGGAGAAATCATTGAATATTGTCCAGCCTTTTCCACTAACCTAACCTGCGTTGACCTGCATCTTACTACTGATAATATAGAAACAGCAACCACAATTCCTAATGATGATAGTGATATTCATACTATCTACCAAGGAATTGCTTATGGCACAAAACACTTTCTAGATTCGATTGGAATGAGAAAAGTAGTAATTGGTGCCTCAGGAGGAATTGATTCTGCCGTAAGTGCTGCTATCTATACAAAAATCCTTGGCCCCGATAATGTATTATTAGTAAACATGCCAAGCATATATAATTCCAGAACAACAAAAGATTTATCGGCAAAATTAGCACAGAACTTAGGTTGCCAATATACCATCATTCCCATTCAAGAAGTTGTTGACTATACAGTAGAACAACTTAAAAAATCTCCTATTACAAATCTTTCCACTGGAGATAAGCAACAATTAACCATTAGCCCCTTTATCATCGAAAACATTCAGGCCCGAGATCGATCATCTCGTATTTTAGCTGGTGTTGCCGCAGCCTTTGGTGCTGGTTTTACTTGTAATGCTAACAAAAGTGAGATGACGGTAGGTTATTCTACTCTCTATGGAGATCAAGCTGGTTTTTTAGCAGCGTTGTCTGATCTTTGGAAACACCAAGTTTATGAGTTAGCAGAGTATCTCAATCGACATATTTACAAAAAAGAAGTAATTCCTCAAGAGATCATCGACCTTGTTCCTAGTGCTGAGCTTTCCTTTGAGCAGTCTGTTGATGAAGGAAAAGGTGATCCAATTATTTATTCTTATCATGATTATCTTTTTAGAGCCTTCATGGAACATTGGAACCGCAGAACTCCGGAAGATATACTATTATGGTATGAACAAGGCACCTTAGAAGAAAAAATAGGCTGCCAGGCCGGCCTCGTAGCTACACTCTTCCCTACTCCAGATGAATTTATTACTGACCTGGAAAAGTGGTGGAAACTCTATACAGGTATGGCGGTTGCCAAAAGGATTCAAGCACCTCCCGTTTTAGCCGTCAGCAGACGAGCTTATGGCTTTGATCATCGGGAAGCCCAAAATAGAACCTACTTTACAATGAATTATGAATTGTTAAAAGAAAGGCTATTACAAAATCGCTCATAA
- a CDS encoding ASCH domain-containing protein produces the protein MFALNFLSPHNEKLLMNRQKNVTIRLGDIKETYPENSIVWITVGKKTNSKRKLYPAIIDKAIVKKFSELTTQDLSQQNPNIKTVDELISFFEIIYERTIHIEDMVTVIYFSEIINE, from the coding sequence ATGTTCGCACTAAATTTTTTATCACCACACAACGAAAAGCTGCTGATGAATCGCCAAAAAAACGTTACCATCCGCTTAGGTGATATCAAAGAGACCTATCCCGAGAATTCAATAGTTTGGATTACTGTTGGAAAAAAGACGAATAGCAAAAGAAAATTGTATCCAGCGATTATTGATAAGGCAATTGTTAAAAAATTCTCCGAACTCACTACTCAGGATCTAAGCCAACAAAACCCTAATATAAAAACAGTGGATGAACTAATTAGTTTTTTTGAAATAATTTATGAGAGAACTATACATATTGAAGATATGGTCACCGTAATTTATTTTTCTGAAATCATTAATGAATAA
- a CDS encoding DUF2971 domain-containing protein: MKLFKYTTWRPFDAEGNSQKCNTRENLLRSLLYFNSAEKFNDPFDLCPFFDIDCSDDELKRTTTETIMQEEGLTLLKARRKALQLIRQQGLHTISGRKSAVEKITAKMMNVGVCCFTTNHPTTILMWSHYGDHHMGLCLEFDIPNEIPSNENLECSFLPPVPVTYSNHLPKFKLVRHTLDDLLCCLRTKSMEWKYENEYRAMHRNYIGTIAYSPSLLQSVTAGCKMQDKEFDELSKTIRNMKIHPNLFRAQKKEREFGLTLIKC; the protein is encoded by the coding sequence ATGAAATTATTCAAGTATACTACTTGGCGCCCTTTTGATGCAGAAGGTAATTCCCAGAAATGCAATACTCGTGAAAATTTACTGCGTTCTTTACTTTACTTCAACTCTGCCGAAAAATTTAACGATCCCTTTGATCTTTGTCCCTTTTTTGATATTGATTGCTCCGATGACGAGCTTAAAAGAACAACAACAGAAACTATAATGCAAGAGGAAGGTCTCACTCTACTAAAAGCACGACGAAAAGCATTGCAGTTAATACGACAGCAAGGGTTACATACCATAAGTGGACGTAAGTCTGCCGTCGAAAAAATTACTGCTAAAATGATGAATGTTGGGGTTTGTTGCTTTACGACAAATCACCCTACTACTATTTTAATGTGGTCTCACTACGGTGATCATCATATGGGACTTTGCCTTGAATTTGATATTCCCAATGAAATACCCTCAAACGAAAATCTGGAGTGTTCATTTCTTCCACCAGTCCCCGTAACTTATAGTAATCATTTACCAAAGTTTAAATTAGTGAGACATACTCTTGATGACTTATTATGTTGTTTAAGAACCAAATCTATGGAGTGGAAATATGAAAATGAATATCGGGCAATGCATCGTAACTATATCGGAACCATAGCATATTCCCCCAGCCTCCTACAATCCGTTACAGCTGGTTGTAAAATGCAGGATAAGGAGTTTGATGAGCTCTCTAAAACTATTAGAAATATGAAGATTCATCCGAACTTATTTCGTGCACAAAAAAAGGAACGAGAATTTGGCTTAACACTTATAAAATGCTAA
- a CDS encoding aspartyl-phosphate phosphatase Spo0E family protein, which yields MTEAEIVLSKAEELRQRLNKVSEGKSFTDPQVVLVSKMLDVMLNEYHNLMNEIKSEHAKGSFRIG from the coding sequence ATGACTGAAGCAGAGATAGTTCTTAGTAAAGCTGAGGAATTAAGACAAAGACTAAATAAGGTATCAGAAGGAAAAAGTTTTACAGATCCACAAGTAGTTTTAGTTAGTAAAATGCTAGATGTTATGCTTAATGAATATCATAATCTTATGAACGAGATAAAGAGTGAACATGCTAAAGGTAGCTTCAGGATCGGATAG
- a CDS encoding sigma-70 family RNA polymerase sigma factor — translation MGTAPDVVAEAVETQCEHERLNKQINRLSSREKWVLEMRFGMPNGNRKTQRDIARMLGISRSYVSRIEKKAIGKLGKSLSAEDLR, via the coding sequence TTGGGGACTGCACCTGATGTAGTAGCTGAAGCGGTTGAAACTCAATGTGAACATGAACGATTAAATAAGCAAATAAATCGCTTGAGTAGTAGAGAAAAGTGGGTTCTAGAGATGAGGTTTGGCATGCCAAATGGTAACCGTAAGACCCAAAGAGACATTGCAAGAATGTTAGGAATTTCTCGTTCGTATGTCTCGAGAATTGAAAAGAAGGCGATCGGTAAGCTGGGGAAGAGCCTTTCAGCTGAGGATTTGCGTTAG
- a CDS encoding bacteriohemerythrin, which translates to MVFWKWEDAYLTNISRFDKHHQKLAGLINQLYTDVFECEDMNRKQLLIKNSLDELIDYTYYHFIAEEELMIKHKYPDYVAHKEDHDQFKMEINKLMERHKDNTLIWTIPIFQFLQDWITFHILNSDKKYAPFLINRM; encoded by the coding sequence ATGGTTTTTTGGAAATGGGAAGATGCTTACTTGACAAATATCAGTAGGTTCGATAAGCATCATCAGAAATTAGCAGGGTTAATCAATCAATTATATACTGATGTATTTGAATGCGAAGACATGAACCGGAAGCAGCTATTAATAAAAAACTCTCTCGATGAACTCATTGATTACACTTACTATCATTTTATTGCAGAAGAAGAACTTATGATTAAGCACAAATACCCTGATTATGTAGCACATAAAGAAGATCATGATCAATTTAAAATGGAAATTAATAAATTGATGGAACGACACAAAGATAATACCCTTATCTGGACAATTCCAATCTTTCAATTTTTACAAGATTGGATTACTTTTCATATTTTGAACTCGGACAAAAAATATGCGCCTTTTCTTATTAATAGAATGTGA